One window from the genome of Flavobacterium agricola encodes:
- a CDS encoding DEAD/DEAH box helicase, with protein sequence MNNFEQLGLNESLLLAIKDLGFENPSEVQQKAIPLLLENDIDIVALAQTGTGKTAAFGFPIIQKIDANNRGTQALILSPTRELCLQITNEIKNYSKYVKGLNTVAVYGGASIHDQARDVKRGAQIIVATPGRMQDMINRGLVNIENINYCVLDEADEMLNMGFYEDIRSILSHTPENKFTWLFSATMPQEVARIAKDFMKSPTEITVGHKNQGNTSVTHEFYIANARDRYAALKRLADANPDIFSVIFCRTKRDTQQVAEKLVEDGYNAAALHGDLSQAQRDGVMKSFRGRQIQMLVATDVAARGIDVDDVTHVINYQLPDEVETYTHRSGRTGRAGKTGTSMIIITKSELRKINQIERIMKNKFIEKPIPSGAEICETQLIHLANKIKNVEIDTEIDQYLPAINEVLADLSKEDVIKKLVSLEFNRFISYYKNSRDLTSQVSDRDRKSSNTIPTDGAVRYFINIGQKDDFDWMSLKDFLRDTLELGRDDLFKVDVKDGFSFFNTDAEHAEKVMSVLNGYEHNGRRINVEISKNDGGSNSRRRDHNGRGGSDRKPFERRGERNDRNDRGSRFDRGEKRSDSGNRRSTDRSRDDRAPRNERRTRISSDFSSSRRRS encoded by the coding sequence ATGAATAATTTTGAACAATTAGGATTAAATGAATCGCTACTGCTGGCGATTAAAGATCTAGGATTTGAAAATCCGTCAGAAGTACAACAAAAGGCGATTCCCCTATTATTGGAAAACGATATCGACATTGTTGCTTTAGCGCAAACAGGGACAGGAAAAACAGCTGCATTTGGCTTTCCAATCATCCAAAAAATTGACGCAAACAACAGAGGGACACAGGCTTTAATTTTATCACCAACACGTGAGTTATGTTTACAGATTACAAATGAAATCAAAAACTACTCAAAATACGTTAAAGGGTTAAATACGGTTGCGGTATATGGGGGAGCGAGCATACATGATCAGGCTCGAGATGTTAAAAGAGGTGCACAAATTATTGTGGCAACACCCGGAAGAATGCAAGATATGATTAACCGCGGATTGGTTAACATTGAAAACATTAATTATTGTGTGTTAGACGAGGCAGATGAAATGCTGAACATGGGATTCTATGAAGATATCCGTTCTATTTTATCACACACACCAGAAAACAAATTTACATGGTTATTCTCTGCAACTATGCCTCAAGAGGTAGCAAGAATAGCAAAAGATTTTATGAAATCTCCAACTGAAATTACAGTGGGGCATAAAAATCAAGGAAACACAAGCGTAACGCACGAGTTTTACATTGCTAACGCACGCGACAGATATGCAGCTTTAAAACGTTTAGCAGATGCAAACCCTGATATTTTCTCGGTTATTTTCTGTCGTACAAAACGTGATACACAACAAGTTGCGGAAAAATTAGTTGAAGACGGGTACAATGCAGCAGCATTACACGGTGATTTATCTCAGGCACAACGTGACGGAGTTATGAAATCGTTCCGTGGTCGTCAAATTCAAATGTTAGTAGCTACAGACGTTGCTGCTCGTGGAATTGACGTAGACGATGTTACACACGTAATTAACTACCAATTACCAGACGAGGTTGAAACATACACGCACCGTTCAGGACGTACAGGACGTGCAGGTAAAACAGGTACTTCAATGATCATTATCACAAAATCTGAATTACGTAAAATTAATCAGATTGAGCGTATCATGAAAAACAAATTCATTGAAAAACCAATCCCATCTGGAGCTGAAATTTGTGAAACTCAATTAATTCACTTAGCAAACAAAATTAAAAATGTAGAAATTGACACTGAAATTGATCAGTACTTACCTGCAATTAATGAAGTTTTAGCTGATTTATCTAAAGAAGATGTTATTAAAAAACTTGTTTCTTTAGAATTTAATCGTTTCATATCTTACTACAAAAACTCACGCGATTTAACTTCGCAAGTTTCTGATCGTGATCGTAAAAGCAGCAATACAATTCCAACAGATGGTGCTGTTCGTTACTTTATCAACATTGGTCAAAAAGATGATTTTGATTGGATGTCGTTAAAAGATTTTTTACGTGATACGTTAGAATTAGGTCGTGATGATTTATTTAAAGTTGATGTTAAAGACGGATTCTCATTCTTTAATACAGATGCAGAACATGCTGAAAAAGTAATGAGCGTATTAAACGGCTACGAACACAACGGACGTAGAATTAATGTTGAAATCTCTAAAAATGACGGCGGATCTAACTCAAGAAGACGCGACCATAACGGACGTGGCGGAAGTGATAGAAAACCGTTTGAAAGACGTGGAGAACGCAATGATCGTAACGATCGCGGATCAAGATTTGACCGTGGTGAAAAACGTTCGGATAGCGGAAACAGACGTTCTACTGACCGATCTAGAGATGACAGAGCGCCAAGAAATGAAAGAAGAACAAGAATATCTTCTGATTTCAGCTCTTCAAGAAGAAGAAGTTAA
- a CDS encoding carboxypeptidase-like regulatory domain-containing protein codes for MKYFVVFLLMLVKVTTLQAQEDPVLLKGTVVDEFTQLPISNANVINLNSVKGAVTDELGRFKIEAQVNDTLHISFVGYQSIKIRVPADWIKTRDDFKIKMIEKSNALEEIIIHKYQLTGVLEVDNKLIRLNENYRLNLTGLNYGYEANDGSKLGSAVLGGFANPADALFNTFSKKGKELRKLRKVKEDENVRNSLATKYDRDMVSALLNISKNEISEILQKCEYSKTFIDTATDLQIMDAIKSCYEDYRFLSK; via the coding sequence ATGAAATATTTTGTAGTTTTTTTATTGATGCTTGTTAAGGTTACCACTTTGCAAGCTCAAGAAGATCCTGTTTTACTTAAAGGTACCGTAGTTGACGAGTTTACGCAGCTACCGATATCTAATGCCAATGTTATTAACTTAAACTCGGTTAAAGGTGCTGTAACCGATGAATTAGGGCGCTTTAAAATTGAGGCACAAGTAAATGACACCCTACATATTTCGTTTGTTGGTTATCAATCAATCAAAATTCGTGTTCCTGCTGACTGGATTAAAACACGTGATGATTTTAAAATTAAAATGATTGAAAAATCTAACGCTTTAGAAGAAATTATTATTCACAAATACCAACTTACCGGAGTTTTAGAAGTAGATAATAAACTTATTAGATTAAACGAAAATTACCGTTTAAATTTAACAGGCTTAAACTACGGCTATGAAGCTAATGATGGTTCTAAACTTGGAAGCGCTGTATTGGGTGGTTTTGCAAACCCAGCAGACGCCTTATTTAACACCTTTTCTAAAAAAGGGAAAGAACTGCGTAAACTTAGAAAAGTTAAAGAAGACGAAAACGTACGTAATTCTTTAGCTACAAAATACGATCGTGATATGGTTAGCGCATTGCTAAACATTAGTAAAAACGAAATAAGTGAAATTTTACAAAAATGTGAATATTCTAAAACTTTTATTGATACTGCAACCGATTTACAAATTATGGATGCGATTAAAAGTTGTTACGAAGATTACAGATTTTTATCAAAATAA
- a CDS encoding pentapeptide repeat-containing protein: MAFDIIYNQEFTGDFFFDDEFNFKEYESCTFVNCDFTECHFKNAVFLGCKFIDCNFKAADINNISLRGVNFLNCDFTDVNFARIDQFIYEFDFTNCKMDYAKFYALNLQHVSFNSCSLISADFMEANLTKVLFDNCNLHLAEFEKANCEGADFYTSYYISLNPLKTKIKRAIFNETALPGLMSHFDIIVKK, encoded by the coding sequence ATGGCATTTGATATTATATATAATCAAGAATTTACTGGAGATTTTTTTTTCGATGATGAATTTAACTTTAAAGAATACGAATCGTGTACGTTTGTAAACTGTGATTTTACCGAATGTCATTTTAAAAACGCTGTTTTTTTAGGCTGTAAATTTATAGATTGTAATTTTAAAGCGGCCGATATTAATAATATTTCGTTACGTGGTGTAAATTTTTTAAATTGTGATTTTACCGATGTTAACTTTGCGCGTATTGATCAGTTTATTTATGAGTTTGATTTTACCAACTGCAAAATGGATTATGCTAAATTTTACGCCTTAAATTTGCAACATGTAAGTTTTAATAGTTGTAGTTTAATTAGTGCCGATTTTATGGAAGCTAACTTAACTAAAGTACTTTTTGATAATTGTAATTTACATTTGGCTGAATTTGAAAAAGCGAATTGCGAAGGTGCGGATTTTTATACCAGCTATTATATATCCTTAAATCCACTAAAAACAAAAATTAAACGTGCTATTTTTAATGAAACGGCCCTGCCGGGCTTAATGAGCCATTTTGATATCATTGTAAAGAAATAA
- a CDS encoding AraC family ligand binding domain-containing protein, which yields MLSFKLKQIIEKKEDEKLSFRVFDLNADRIKTYATPHQNDHFFILIVEEGTIELQIEDQHYLLNSGKISVVFPNQAHYIQSKSKNFLGKIILFEEVLFCSDILKNELSVYNVNLSTQLNCIVLDANTFTESMQVIKTVQEIYNKPGLIKKEQARFYIKTFLLTLIESVHGQHPILGQQTADQPLYVQFKKLLNEHYKTERTVQFYADQLYITTKKLNAITKKHCGETAINTIHHRLMIEIKRQLMFTKNNR from the coding sequence ATGTTATCTTTTAAGTTAAAACAAATTATCGAGAAAAAAGAAGACGAAAAACTTTCTTTTCGTGTTTTTGACCTCAATGCAGATCGAATTAAAACATACGCAACGCCGCATCAAAACGATCATTTTTTTATTTTAATTGTTGAAGAAGGAACGATTGAATTGCAAATTGAAGATCAGCATTATTTATTAAATAGCGGAAAAATATCGGTGGTATTTCCAAACCAAGCGCATTACATACAATCTAAATCTAAAAACTTTTTAGGCAAAATTATTTTGTTTGAGGAAGTTTTGTTTTGTTCTGACATTTTAAAAAATGAGCTAAGCGTTTACAACGTAAACTTATCTACGCAATTAAACTGCATAGTTTTAGACGCAAATACGTTTACTGAAAGCATGCAGGTTATAAAAACCGTTCAAGAAATTTATAATAAACCAGGCTTAATTAAAAAAGAACAGGCGCGTTTTTATATCAAAACGTTTTTACTAACATTAATTGAATCCGTTCATGGTCAGCATCCTATTTTAGGGCAACAAACAGCAGATCAGCCTTTGTATGTACAATTTAAAAAACTTTTAAACGAACATTATAAAACTGAAAGAACCGTTCAGTTTTACGCAGATCAACTTTATATAACCACTAAAAAGCTAAACGCCATAACCAAAAAACATTGTGGCGAAACCGCGATTAATACCATTCATCACCGTTTGATGATTGAAATTAAACGCCAGCTAATGTTTACCAAGAATAACAGGTAA
- the msrA gene encoding peptide-methionine (S)-S-oxide reductase MsrA — MENYKKAYLAGGCFWGMEDLFRVRPGVIDTEVGYLGGENQNPTYRNHPGHAEGIEITYDANVTSYKEILDYFFRIHNPTTVDRQGNDIGSSYRSALFIQNEQEKADALAIIKIVDDSERWPGKIVTTLEPFTTFWPAEEEHQDYLLKKPNGYTCHFERFGTFLQL; from the coding sequence ATGGAAAATTATAAAAAAGCATATTTAGCAGGCGGTTGTTTTTGGGGCATGGAAGATTTGTTTCGTGTCAGACCAGGAGTTATTGATACAGAAGTTGGTTATTTAGGTGGTGAGAACCAAAATCCAACCTACCGCAATCACCCCGGTCATGCTGAAGGAATTGAAATTACTTACGATGCTAATGTTACATCATACAAAGAAATTTTAGATTATTTTTTCAGAATTCATAATCCAACAACGGTAGATCGCCAAGGTAATGATATTGGTTCTAGTTATCGATCAGCTTTATTTATTCAAAATGAACAAGAAAAAGCAGATGCGTTAGCCATTATTAAAATTGTTGATGATTCTGAACGATGGCCTGGTAAGATTGTTACTACATTAGAACCTTTTACTACATTTTGGCCAGCTGAAGAAGAACATCAGGATTATTTATTAAAAAAACCGAATGGTTATACGTGCCATTTTGAACGTTTTGGTACATTTTTACAATTATAA
- a CDS encoding alpha/beta hydrolase produces MQQSFTYYLITTFIKLKGYKKAFSASPINFVKLRDQDKAHPTGNFFKQHITQRFAIENTEITEIKIKKNSSKLILYIHGGAFVFGPTQQHWESVKNIANKTGYAVWLCNYPKAPEYKIHQINANLDAVYKRALQDYEAKNIILLGDSAGGNLILTLTQRIIASQQEAPNKVIAISPVVDAAFTNPEITVVDKKDIMLSINGIKSTKMLIVGDSETDINTYSPILGSFKNFPKLYLFLAEHDITYPDQKILVKKLEAEKCEHYVCFGKNMPHIWPLLPIMKESKVAFNQLIKYLVS; encoded by the coding sequence ATGCAACAAAGCTTTACTTATTACCTAATCACAACATTTATAAAATTAAAAGGTTATAAAAAAGCTTTTAGTGCATCGCCTATTAATTTCGTCAAACTACGCGATCAAGACAAAGCACATCCAACAGGAAACTTTTTTAAACAACATATTACACAACGCTTTGCTATTGAAAACACTGAAATAACAGAAATAAAAATAAAAAAAAACAGTTCTAAACTAATACTATACATTCACGGTGGTGCTTTTGTTTTTGGCCCGACACAGCAACATTGGGAAAGTGTTAAAAACATAGCTAATAAAACAGGATATGCGGTTTGGTTGTGCAATTACCCCAAAGCACCAGAATATAAAATACATCAAATAAATGCGAATTTAGATGCTGTTTACAAACGTGCGTTGCAAGATTATGAAGCGAAAAATATAATCTTACTAGGAGATTCGGCTGGTGGAAACTTAATTTTAACCTTAACGCAAAGAATTATTGCATCTCAACAAGAAGCACCCAATAAAGTAATAGCTATTTCACCGGTTGTAGATGCAGCATTTACTAATCCTGAAATAACAGTAGTAGATAAAAAAGATATTATGCTGTCTATAAACGGCATAAAAAGTACAAAAATGCTAATTGTTGGAGATTCTGAAACTGATATAAATACGTACTCCCCTATTTTAGGCAGTTTTAAAAACTTTCCGAAGTTGTATTTATTTTTAGCAGAGCATGATATTACTTACCCCGATCAAAAAATATTAGTAAAAAAATTAGAAGCTGAAAAATGCGAACATTACGTTTGTTTTGGCAAAAACATGCCACATATTTGGCCCTTATTGCCAATTATGAAAGAATCTAAAGTTGCATTTAATCAACTTATAAAATATCTAGTTAGTTAA
- a CDS encoding excinuclease ABC subunit B, whose translation MESLDEKLFLLKQLIEFAKVDGVLHDREMDFLKLLAKDFGIADDAYYALYKSELQVMPLAFSERVIQLYRLSLLMQCDGVWHEKEVNKLYEIGLMMGLNPLGIKSLLTFLEEKGPLHITSGFLEAIFTNQLN comes from the coding sequence ATGGAAAGCTTAGATGAAAAACTTTTTTTACTAAAGCAATTAATTGAATTTGCAAAGGTTGATGGCGTTTTGCACGACCGAGAAATGGATTTTTTAAAACTTTTAGCAAAAGATTTTGGTATTGCAGATGATGCGTATTATGCTTTGTACAAGTCAGAATTGCAGGTTATGCCTTTGGCATTTTCAGAACGTGTGATTCAATTATATCGATTAAGTTTATTGATGCAATGCGATGGCGTTTGGCATGAAAAAGAAGTAAATAAACTTTACGAAATTGGCTTGATGATGGGCTTAAACCCGTTAGGAATTAAATCATTATTAACCTTTTTAGAAGAAAAAGGTCCGTTACATATTACCTCTGGTTTTTTAGAAGCTATTTTTACCAATCAGCTTAACTAA
- the xseA gene encoding exodeoxyribonuclease VII large subunit: MLATQTKTYSLSVVLKRVKQIIQTQTQNKYFWVKVQVSKISSDRRGHYYLELIESQNGTVIAKADATIWAQQWATIQTKLGNNLPQIIKNGSEILCFATIEYSEIYGLRLHIVDVDLSFSLGEIEKRKQENLLYLQKNNLINRNKQKHLPLVIQNIAVIASPNSAGFADFTKHLKEVDFNFSCQFTLFPCAVQGEHAIAEMLQAIQNIQLYAFDALVIIRGGGSKFDLELFNDLELAKAIANASLPVITGIGHETDSSLADLVAHQAQKTPTAVASFIIDRAKNYWLHIKNIQQTISKQAQQILQAKKYNTQWQEEQIKNKTQQIVANKQQQLHSLSNKISFISQHFLANKKLEINAQNNKLHFLSKQVLINKQFKVKENATYIQAFANQHLKKATNELHIFTQMMQQYALQSLQTQKQRLEKVMHIPEAYNPENALKIGYAMVRKNGALLTKDTEIINGDVLTVEMANKFITFSITDTNQQIIWKDIPTKVQQKN; the protein is encoded by the coding sequence GTGCTTGCAACCCAAACAAAAACCTATAGCTTATCGGTCGTTTTAAAACGTGTAAAACAAATTATTCAAACACAAACGCAAAATAAATATTTTTGGGTTAAAGTTCAGGTTTCTAAAATTAGCTCAGACCGCCGCGGTCATTATTATTTAGAATTAATTGAAAGCCAAAACGGAACGGTAATAGCAAAGGCTGATGCAACTATTTGGGCGCAACAATGGGCTACAATTCAAACAAAGCTGGGTAACAATTTACCTCAAATTATAAAAAACGGATCTGAAATTTTATGTTTTGCAACCATAGAATATTCTGAAATTTATGGATTGCGTTTACATATTGTTGATGTTGATTTAAGTTTTAGTTTAGGTGAAATTGAAAAAAGAAAGCAGGAAAACTTACTTTATTTACAAAAAAATAATCTAATTAACCGCAACAAGCAAAAGCATTTACCACTGGTAATTCAGAATATTGCAGTAATTGCATCGCCAAATTCTGCTGGTTTTGCAGATTTTACCAAGCATTTAAAAGAAGTAGATTTTAACTTTTCTTGTCAATTTACCTTATTTCCGTGTGCTGTTCAGGGCGAACATGCAATAGCAGAAATGCTTCAGGCCATACAAAACATACAATTATATGCTTTTGATGCTTTGGTTATTATTCGTGGCGGAGGTTCTAAGTTTGATTTAGAACTGTTTAATGATTTAGAATTAGCTAAAGCCATTGCTAACGCTTCCCTACCGGTAATTACCGGAATTGGACACGAAACAGATAGTAGTTTAGCAGATTTGGTTGCGCATCAAGCACAAAAAACACCAACAGCAGTTGCAAGTTTTATTATAGATCGGGCTAAAAATTACTGGTTGCATATAAAAAACATACAGCAAACAATTAGCAAACAAGCACAGCAAATTCTTCAAGCTAAAAAATACAATACCCAATGGCAAGAAGAACAAATAAAAAACAAAACCCAACAAATTGTAGCCAACAAGCAACAACAACTGCATAGCTTATCAAACAAAATATCTTTTATTAGCCAGCATTTTTTAGCCAACAAAAAATTAGAAATTAATGCCCAAAACAACAAGTTACATTTTTTAAGCAAACAAGTACTAATAAACAAGCAGTTTAAGGTTAAAGAAAACGCAACCTACATTCAGGCGTTTGCCAACCAACACCTAAAAAAAGCAACTAATGAATTGCATATTTTTACCCAAATGATGCAACAATATGCCTTACAAAGCTTACAAACGCAAAAGCAACGCTTAGAAAAAGTAATGCATATTCCTGAGGCTTATAACCCAGAAAATGCTTTAAAAATAGGTTACGCAATGGTACGTAAAAACGGAGCATTGCTTACTAAAGATACTGAAATTATAAACGGAGATGTGCTAACCGTAGAAATGGCAAACAAATTTATTACATTTAGCATTACAGATACAAACCAGCAAATAATATGGAAGGATATACCTACGAAAGTGCAGCAAAAGAATTAG
- the xseB gene encoding exodeoxyribonuclease VII small subunit, with product MEGYTYESAAKELEQILEALKNDEISIDNLATKVEKASKLIAFCKEKLSNTEKSVQVIIDKLEA from the coding sequence ATGGAAGGATATACCTACGAAAGTGCAGCAAAAGAATTAGAACAAATTTTAGAAGCGCTAAAGAATGATGAAATATCGATCGATAATTTAGCGACTAAAGTAGAAAAAGCCAGCAAATTAATCGCTTTTTGTAAAGAAAAATTAAGCAATACCGAAAAAAGTGTTCAGGTAATTATTGATAAACTTGAAGCATAA
- a CDS encoding DUF1456 family protein: protein MTNNDIFKKLRVALMLRDDQIVEILELVDFRISKGEIGNFFRAEDHPKYVECGDQVLRNFLNALVIHLRGTKEDPKNPIEIIEANKKAAKNNKLENFSDKKPAAKPADKKPRVKTNNAGKPFVKKEKPVSVVEKVKFNNGKPKKK from the coding sequence ATGACAAATAACGATATATTTAAAAAACTTCGTGTTGCCTTAATGTTACGCGACGACCAAATTGTAGAAATTTTAGAATTGGTAGATTTTAGAATTTCTAAAGGTGAAATTGGAAATTTTTTTAGAGCTGAAGATCATCCAAAATATGTTGAATGTGGCGATCAGGTTTTACGCAACTTTTTAAATGCCTTGGTAATTCACTTACGCGGTACTAAAGAAGATCCGAAAAATCCAATAGAAATAATTGAAGCCAATAAAAAAGCAGCAAAAAATAATAAACTAGAAAATTTTTCCGATAAAAAACCTGCTGCTAAACCAGCCGACAAGAAACCACGAGTAAAAACAAATAATGCTGGGAAACCTTTTGTGAAAAAAGAAAAACCAGTTTCTGTAGTTGAGAAAGTAAAGTTTAACAACGGAAAACCAAAAAAGAAATAA
- the sucC gene encoding ADP-forming succinate--CoA ligase subunit beta gives MNLHEYQGKLILAKYGVNVQRGYVASNAEEAVLKAKQLTQDTGTGWHVIKAQIHAGGRGKGGGVKLAKNLDQVKEIAGQIIGMDLITPQTPPTGKRVHQVLVAEDVYYPGESETSEFYVSVLLNRATGRNMVMYSTEGGMDIEEVAEKTPHLIFTEEIDPALGLQGFQARKIAFNLGLSGEAFKQMVKFIDALYKAYIGSDASMFEINPVLKTSDNKIVAVDAKVDLDDNALYRHADLAEFRDIREENPIEVEAKEVGLNYVDLDGTVGCMVNGAGLAMATMDLIKYAGFEPANFLDVGGTADAKRVETAFRIILKDPNVKAILINIFGGIVRCDRVAQGIVDAYKNMGDSINVPIIVRLQGTNAEVAKQLIDESGMPILSAVQFQEAADQVKAALS, from the coding sequence ATGAATTTACATGAATACCAAGGCAAACTTATTTTAGCCAAATATGGTGTAAACGTTCAACGTGGTTACGTTGCTAGCAATGCCGAAGAAGCTGTTTTAAAAGCAAAACAATTAACTCAAGATACAGGCACAGGATGGCATGTAATTAAAGCACAAATTCATGCAGGTGGCCGCGGTAAAGGTGGTGGTGTAAAATTAGCTAAAAATTTAGATCAGGTTAAAGAAATTGCTGGTCAAATTATTGGTATGGATTTAATTACGCCTCAAACACCTCCAACAGGTAAAAGAGTGCACCAAGTTTTAGTTGCTGAAGATGTGTACTATCCAGGTGAATCTGAAACTTCTGAATTTTATGTTTCAGTTTTATTAAACCGTGCAACTGGTAGAAATATGGTAATGTATTCTACAGAAGGTGGTATGGATATTGAGGAAGTTGCTGAAAAAACACCTCATTTAATTTTTACTGAAGAAATTGATCCTGCTTTAGGTTTACAAGGTTTCCAAGCACGTAAAATTGCTTTTAACTTAGGTTTATCTGGAGAAGCTTTCAAACAAATGGTTAAATTTATTGATGCATTATACAAAGCTTATATTGGTTCTGATGCTTCAATGTTCGAAATTAACCCAGTATTAAAAACATCAGACAACAAAATTGTTGCTGTTGATGCTAAAGTTGATTTAGATGATAACGCATTATACCGTCATGCTGATTTAGCTGAATTCCGTGATATTCGTGAAGAAAACCCAATTGAGGTTGAAGCTAAAGAAGTAGGATTAAACTATGTTGACTTAGATGGTACTGTTGGTTGTATGGTTAACGGTGCTGGTTTAGCAATGGCTACTATGGACTTAATTAAATATGCAGGTTTTGAACCAGCTAACTTTTTAGACGTAGGTGGTACTGCTGATGCAAAACGTGTTGAAACTGCTTTCCGTATCATTTTAAAAGATCCAAACGTAAAAGCAATTTTAATTAACATTTTTGGTGGTATTGTTCGTTGTGACCGTGTTGCTCAAGGTATTGTAGATGCTTACAAAAACATGGGTGATTCTATCAACGTGCCAATTATTGTACGTTTACAAGGTACAAATGCAGAAGTTGCAAAACAATTAATTGATGAGTCTGGTATGCCAATCTTATCTGCAGTTCAATTCCAAGAAGCTGCTGATCAAGTAAAAGCTGCTTTATCTTAA
- a CDS encoding phospholipase D family protein — protein sequence MSAFFNGVNCDIYIGRGAGKKLLDEINKAKKNVKIISPYLSPSLMKELIQLNEKGIEVNLITSDKIDDFYGNYEKNNYKLIKQHRSKDVKAERIRNKWIQIHMFLLYGIIGLFLGMITLLNFTKNLKFLYLTFPILLLFIIKNNFQKRIKNYRIYSYSYSKLFPFKVFVSPHKSGVYEDMFIHSKIYIIDDELVYLGSLNFTDKGTKSNHETRIRITDKEAILKVIEEYNSLFYNSNLPERDAIYLGRELYREPIN from the coding sequence ATGAGTGCATTTTTTAATGGGGTAAATTGTGATATTTATATTGGAAGGGGAGCAGGAAAAAAATTACTTGATGAAATTAATAAAGCTAAAAAAAATGTAAAAATTATTTCTCCGTATTTGTCACCATCTTTAATGAAAGAACTTATTCAATTAAATGAAAAAGGGATTGAAGTTAATTTAATTACTTCTGATAAAATTGATGACTTTTATGGTAATTATGAAAAAAATAATTATAAATTGATTAAGCAACATAGATCTAAAGATGTTAAAGCTGAAAGAATAAGAAATAAATGGATACAAATTCATATGTTTCTTTTATATGGTATAATCGGGTTGTTTTTAGGAATGATAACTTTACTTAACTTTACTAAAAATTTGAAGTTTTTGTATTTAACTTTTCCAATATTGTTATTATTTATCATCAAAAATAATTTTCAGAAAAGGATAAAAAACTATAGAATTTATAGCTATTCATATTCTAAATTATTTCCATTTAAAGTCTTTGTTTCTCCACATAAATCAGGTGTTTATGAGGATATGTTTATTCATAGTAAAATATATATTATTGATGATGAATTAGTATATCTAGGCTCTTTAAACTTTACTGACAAAGGAACAAAATCCAATCATGAAACTAGAATAAGAATAACTGATAAAGAAGCTATTCTTAAAGTTATTGAAGAATATAATAGTTTGTTTTATAATTCAAATTTACCTGAACGTGATGCAATATATTTAGGAAGGGAATTATACAGAGAACCTATTAATTAA